In the genome of Myxococcus stipitatus, one region contains:
- the plsX gene encoding phosphate acyltransferase PlsX — MRLVLDAMGGDHAPGAPVEGGVLFARAHPDHEVVLVGDTAKVTPLLGKGLPPSNLRIHHASEVVEMDDHASTAFRRKRDSSLRVGFELVRDGHADALVSAGNSGAVMAGGLLTLGRLPGVERPAIAALFPALKGGGRSLLLDAGANVDCRPSHLAQFAVLGEAYVRLRLGVARPRVGVLSNGEEPSKGTPLTREASELLRQSGLDFVGYVEGKDLFSGDVQVVVTDGFTGNVVLKTSEGVGMGVVGLLRQAIEKRGGLSEKLGALLLQPALAGLRRVVDYAEYGGAPLLGLRGVGIVAHGRSSPRAIHNALGAALATAQAGLQEELTRCIANAAAWLPTHQRGKKGTDEAVSD, encoded by the coding sequence ATGAGGCTGGTCTTGGATGCGATGGGTGGGGATCACGCGCCGGGGGCTCCGGTGGAGGGAGGTGTGCTCTTCGCCCGGGCCCACCCCGACCACGAGGTGGTGCTGGTGGGGGACACGGCGAAGGTGACGCCGCTGCTGGGCAAGGGGCTGCCCCCGTCCAACCTGCGCATCCACCACGCCTCGGAGGTGGTGGAGATGGACGACCACGCCTCCACCGCCTTCCGCCGCAAGCGCGACTCCTCCTTGAGGGTGGGGTTCGAGCTGGTGCGTGACGGTCACGCGGACGCGCTGGTGTCCGCGGGCAACTCGGGCGCCGTCATGGCGGGGGGGCTCCTGACGCTGGGCCGGCTGCCCGGGGTGGAGCGTCCCGCCATCGCCGCGCTCTTCCCGGCCCTCAAGGGAGGCGGAAGGTCCCTGCTCCTGGACGCGGGGGCCAACGTGGACTGTCGCCCCTCGCACCTCGCGCAGTTCGCCGTGCTGGGCGAGGCGTACGTGCGCCTGCGCCTGGGCGTGGCGCGCCCCCGGGTGGGCGTGCTCTCCAATGGCGAGGAGCCCTCCAAGGGGACACCCCTGACGCGCGAGGCGAGCGAGCTGCTGCGCCAGTCGGGCCTGGACTTCGTCGGCTACGTGGAGGGCAAGGACCTGTTCTCCGGCGACGTGCAGGTGGTGGTGACGGACGGCTTCACCGGCAATGTCGTCCTCAAGACATCCGAGGGCGTGGGCATGGGCGTCGTGGGGCTGTTGCGCCAGGCCATCGAGAAGCGGGGCGGCCTGTCGGAGAAGCTGGGCGCGCTCCTGCTCCAGCCCGCCCTGGCGGGCCTGCGCCGGGTGGTGGACTACGCCGAGTATGGGGGCGCTCCGCTCCTGGGCCTGCGCGGCGTGGGAATCGTGGCGCATGGGCGCTCCAGCCCGCGCGCTATCCACAACGCCCTGGGTGCGGCCCTGGCCACGGCCCAGGCGGGACTCCAGGAAGAGTTGACGCGTTGCATTGCCAACGCGGCCGCCTGGCTCCCTACCCATCAGAGGGGAAAAAAGGGGACAGACGAAGCTGTTTCCGATTAG
- the rpmF gene encoding 50S ribosomal protein L32: MGVPKKRTSKMRRDRRRAANNNLRTAVQVTKCPNCKEPVMPHRACTSCGQYKGRELLPQAEA, encoded by the coding sequence GTGGGTGTCCCCAAGAAGCGTACTTCCAAGATGCGTCGTGACCGCCGTCGCGCGGCCAACAACAACCTGCGCACCGCCGTGCAGGTGACCAAGTGCCCCAACTGCAAGGAGCCGGTGATGCCGCACCGCGCCTGCACGTCCTGTGGCCAGTACAAGGGCCGCGAGCTGCTGCCCCAAGCCGAAGCCTGA
- a CDS encoding DUF177 domain-containing protein, with translation MLVKVEQIHDSGLKLDEPLAQELLGTALEGGESGQDTGFRAMKPSRLKATLRRVSGGVLLEGQFTAHVGSPCKRCLKDVELALPVSFHLNLVPESMARGEGFSDDDEKSMEKKERQQGETGGSFELDDVDQEVFDGKTIDLDPIVREQLLLALPMNVTCKDDCKGLCSQCGTNLNEAKCQCETKPVDPRLAPLKNIKLSN, from the coding sequence ATGCTCGTAAAGGTTGAACAAATTCATGATTCGGGGCTCAAGCTGGATGAGCCCCTCGCCCAGGAGTTGCTGGGCACCGCGCTGGAAGGTGGGGAGTCCGGGCAGGATACGGGCTTCCGGGCCATGAAGCCGTCGCGGCTCAAGGCGACCCTGCGCCGCGTGAGCGGTGGCGTGCTGCTGGAGGGCCAGTTCACCGCCCACGTGGGCAGCCCCTGCAAGCGCTGCTTGAAGGACGTGGAGCTGGCGCTGCCCGTCTCCTTCCACCTCAACCTGGTGCCGGAGTCGATGGCGCGCGGTGAGGGCTTCTCGGACGACGACGAGAAGTCCATGGAGAAGAAGGAGCGGCAGCAGGGCGAGACGGGTGGCTCCTTCGAGCTGGATGACGTGGACCAGGAGGTCTTCGATGGGAAGACCATCGACCTGGACCCCATCGTCCGGGAGCAGCTGCTGCTGGCGCTGCCCATGAACGTCACCTGCAAGGATGACTGCAAGGGGCTGTGCTCGCAGTGCGGCACCAACCTCAACGAGGCGAAGTGCCAGTGTGAGACGAAGCCGGTGGACCCCCGCCTGGCGCCGCTGAAGAACATCAAGCTCAGCAACTGA
- a CDS encoding tetratricopeptide repeat protein produces MLLVVGLLAPPGLARPLFPAPVLSQLGPASPDITRAREQIDDGEFEEARRTLQAGLDAPDVTDDQLVELYRLLGLTALYLGDETQAREAYEKLLQARPDYELPRSAPPKLRSLYARIKEDIRSRRVRPVTLDVDPIPDPPGGEPITVEATIQELALGARARLFYRRAGDQAYNSVDFVKDREAREHFRAVVPAYDVPVEPEPYEVEYYFEVVDAAQRRLAGRGDSFQPLLFQVSSRVQATTAAEVSEGRPWYKSPWLWVAVGAVAIGGTAGIVALSSSEDRGRVPITIRVDPSQP; encoded by the coding sequence ATGCTCCTCGTCGTGGGCCTGCTGGCTCCTCCGGGGCTGGCCCGTCCTCTCTTCCCCGCGCCTGTCCTCTCGCAGCTCGGGCCAGCAAGCCCCGACATCACCCGCGCGCGGGAGCAGATCGACGACGGCGAGTTCGAGGAGGCCCGCCGCACCCTCCAAGCCGGGCTGGACGCTCCGGACGTCACCGACGACCAGCTGGTGGAGCTCTACCGCCTCCTGGGCCTCACCGCGCTGTACCTGGGGGATGAGACCCAGGCACGCGAGGCCTACGAGAAGCTGCTCCAGGCCCGGCCCGACTACGAGCTGCCCCGCTCGGCCCCTCCCAAGCTGCGCTCGCTCTACGCGCGCATCAAGGAGGACATCCGCAGCCGGCGCGTGCGCCCCGTCACCCTGGACGTGGATCCGATTCCGGATCCGCCCGGCGGCGAGCCCATCACCGTGGAGGCCACCATCCAGGAGCTGGCGCTGGGGGCTCGCGCGCGCCTGTTCTACCGGCGGGCCGGAGACCAGGCCTACAACTCCGTGGACTTCGTGAAGGACCGCGAGGCGCGCGAGCACTTCCGCGCCGTCGTGCCCGCCTACGACGTGCCCGTGGAGCCGGAGCCCTACGAGGTGGAGTACTACTTCGAGGTGGTGGACGCCGCGCAGCGCCGGCTCGCCGGACGGGGCGACTCGTTCCAGCCCCTGCTCTTCCAGGTCTCCTCGCGCGTGCAGGCCACCACCGCCGCCGAGGTCTCCGAGGGGCGCCCCTGGTACAAGAGCCCCTGGCTCTGGGTGGCCGTGGGCGCGGTGGCCATCGGCGGCACCGCAGGCATCGTGGCCCTCTCCTCCTCCGAGGACCGGGGCCGCGTCCCCATCACCATTCGCGTGGACCCTTCCCAGCCATGA
- a CDS encoding response regulator, with product MTRILIIEDEQDLAGLVEYNLRAAGFDTEAANTGAGGLARARANPPDLLLLDMMLPDIAGGEVLRLLKQDPELRKTSVIIVSAKGQESDRVQGLELGADDYVVKPFSVRELLLRVKAVLRRGDTDDSGPAQVLAAGDIVLDTSRHQVRVKDGEVILTALEFRLLQTLLERIDRVQTREVLLSDVWGIQAEIHTRTVDTHIKRLREKLGPSGDIIETVRGVGYKLSPP from the coding sequence ATGACGCGCATCCTGATCATCGAGGACGAGCAGGACCTCGCCGGGCTCGTCGAATACAACCTCCGCGCCGCGGGCTTCGACACCGAAGCCGCGAACACCGGCGCCGGAGGCCTGGCCCGCGCCCGGGCGAACCCACCGGACCTGCTCCTGTTGGACATGATGTTGCCGGACATCGCCGGCGGAGAAGTGCTGCGCCTGCTCAAGCAGGACCCGGAGCTGCGCAAGACGTCCGTCATCATCGTCAGCGCCAAGGGCCAGGAGTCGGACCGCGTCCAGGGGCTGGAGCTGGGCGCGGATGACTACGTGGTGAAGCCCTTCTCCGTCCGGGAGCTGCTCCTGCGCGTCAAGGCGGTGCTGCGCCGGGGCGACACGGACGACAGCGGCCCCGCGCAAGTCCTCGCCGCGGGCGACATTGTCCTGGACACCTCGCGCCACCAGGTGCGCGTCAAGGACGGGGAGGTCATCCTCACCGCCCTGGAGTTCCGCCTGCTGCAGACGCTCCTGGAGAGAATCGACCGGGTGCAGACGCGCGAGGTGCTCCTCTCCGATGTCTGGGGCATCCAGGCGGAGATCCACACCCGCACGGTGGACACGCACATCAAGCGCCTGCGCGAGAAGCTGGGCCCCTCCGGCGACATCATCGAGACGGTGCGCGGCGTGGGCTACAAGCTCAGCCCTCCGTAG
- a CDS encoding sensor histidine kinase — MPLRYTLLPLLLPATLVGLLVVALGTPGGAVPVALITLAGSLMALGLSRGALQRQLDQLERNTRGRAEGGGGPSPDPDRLEEVASLEGAIDSLHTHLTARNAELVQESRTLTAVLDSMAEGIWVTDADGTVVRHNDALRDILQPVAPIPGQRPIAVIRDDQLHDAVLRACREGASSRLELSLEGLFPRTLAIRVTPLGKDLPGSAAVFHDVTELRRLEKVRKDFVANVSHELRTPITAIRGYAETLQGGALGDAQMAPRMVEIIHRQSERLSELVEDLLELSRLESREVSLKLTEVPLAEAAARAADTVRPKAEGKGQVVSLHVPPDLVAVGDPRAVEQVLLNLLDNAVKYTPAGGRVDVDGAYEDGRCVVRVRDTGVGIEPRHLSRIFERFYRVDKGRSRDMGGTGLGLSIVKHLLQAMDGEVKVESQPNEGSTFTIFLPQAARAGTATG; from the coding sequence ATGCCCCTGCGCTACACGCTCCTGCCCCTGCTCCTGCCAGCCACGCTGGTGGGGTTGCTCGTGGTCGCCCTGGGAACACCCGGCGGCGCGGTGCCCGTGGCCCTCATCACCCTGGCGGGCTCCCTCATGGCGCTGGGGCTCAGCCGCGGCGCGCTGCAGCGACAGCTGGACCAGCTGGAGCGCAACACCCGCGGCCGCGCCGAGGGCGGTGGAGGCCCCTCCCCCGACCCGGACCGGCTGGAGGAGGTCGCGAGCCTCGAGGGCGCCATCGACTCGCTGCACACGCACCTGACGGCGCGCAACGCGGAGCTCGTCCAGGAGTCGCGCACCCTCACCGCCGTGCTGGACAGCATGGCCGAGGGCATCTGGGTGACGGACGCCGACGGCACCGTGGTGCGCCACAACGACGCGCTGCGGGACATCCTCCAGCCCGTCGCCCCCATCCCTGGCCAGCGCCCCATCGCCGTCATCCGCGACGACCAGCTCCACGACGCCGTCCTCCGCGCCTGCCGCGAGGGCGCCTCCAGCCGCCTGGAGCTGTCGCTCGAGGGCCTGTTCCCCCGCACGCTGGCCATCCGCGTCACCCCCCTGGGCAAGGACCTGCCCGGCAGCGCCGCCGTCTTCCACGACGTCACCGAGCTGCGCCGGCTGGAGAAGGTGCGCAAGGACTTCGTCGCCAACGTCTCCCACGAGCTGCGCACCCCCATCACCGCCATCCGCGGCTACGCGGAGACGCTCCAGGGCGGCGCGCTGGGCGACGCGCAGATGGCCCCACGCATGGTGGAAATCATCCACCGACAGTCCGAGCGCCTGTCCGAGCTGGTGGAGGACCTGCTGGAGCTGTCGCGGCTGGAGTCGCGGGAGGTGAGCCTGAAACTCACGGAAGTCCCGCTCGCCGAGGCCGCCGCCCGCGCCGCCGACACCGTGCGACCCAAGGCCGAGGGCAAGGGCCAGGTGGTTTCACTCCATGTTCCACCGGACCTGGTCGCGGTGGGAGACCCCCGAGCCGTCGAGCAGGTGCTGCTCAACCTCCTCGACAACGCGGTGAAGTACACGCCGGCGGGTGGGCGTGTGGACGTGGACGGAGCGTATGAGGATGGCCGGTGCGTGGTGCGGGTGCGGGACACCGGGGTAGGCATCGAGCCGCGTCATCTGTCCCGCATCTTCGAGCGCTTCTACCGGGTGGACAAAGGGCGCAGCCGGGACATGGGCGGCACGGGGTTGGGCCTGTCCATCGTCAAGCATCTGCTCCAGGCCATGGACGGCGAGGTCAAGGTCGAGAGCCAACCGAACGAGGGGAGCACGTTCACGATTTTTCTGCCCCAGGCGGCTCGCGCCGGCACTGCGACAGGGTAG
- a CDS encoding metallophosphoesterase family protein — MRVAILADIHGNLPACEAVLEDIARSVAPDYIVAAGDLALRGAHPRETVDLLFDRCDSVLMGNTDCYLAGNYLGGAYRERDHWKTELLRWTRDQLGDSLLQKLGALPFSVRYTPRKGQDLFVCHANPRNLEESLDPTLDDVAVRRYFAHLDAAACAFGHLHFPYRRRVGRMLIADVASAGIPRDGDLRPAYGVFTYTPKGWRVQIRRVRYPVRKATQALTARRVPGGPLLIHKLVEARYRHHHALMEAARRHSGLPPPGPVLRPPPGAPVRNAAVPLEGRAPVDVDPASLPTDLDGTVTDAAPLPLDVLNDLDG; from the coding sequence ATGCGGGTCGCAATCCTCGCCGACATCCACGGCAATCTCCCCGCCTGCGAGGCCGTCCTCGAGGACATCGCGCGCTCCGTGGCGCCGGATTACATCGTCGCGGCCGGCGACCTGGCCCTGCGCGGTGCGCACCCGCGCGAGACGGTGGACCTCCTCTTCGACCGCTGCGACTCGGTGCTGATGGGGAACACGGACTGCTACCTCGCCGGGAACTACCTGGGGGGTGCCTACCGCGAGCGCGACCACTGGAAGACGGAGCTGTTGCGGTGGACGCGAGACCAGCTGGGTGACTCGCTCCTGCAGAAGCTGGGCGCCCTGCCCTTCTCCGTGCGCTACACGCCGCGCAAGGGCCAGGACCTCTTCGTCTGCCACGCCAACCCGCGCAACCTCGAGGAGTCGCTGGACCCCACGCTGGATGACGTCGCCGTGCGCCGGTACTTCGCGCACCTGGACGCCGCCGCGTGTGCCTTCGGCCACCTGCACTTCCCCTACCGCCGCCGCGTGGGCCGCATGCTCATCGCGGACGTGGCCAGCGCGGGCATTCCCCGCGACGGAGACCTGCGCCCCGCCTACGGCGTCTTCACGTACACGCCCAAGGGCTGGCGGGTGCAGATTCGCCGCGTGCGCTATCCGGTGCGCAAGGCCACCCAGGCGCTCACCGCGCGCCGCGTCCCCGGCGGGCCGCTGCTCATCCACAAGCTGGTGGAGGCGCGCTACCGCCACCACCACGCGCTGATGGAGGCCGCGCGCCGCCACTCCGGCCTGCCGCCTCCGGGCCCCGTGCTGCGGCCGCCTCCGGGCGCGCCCGTGCGCAACGCCGCGGTGCCCCTGGAAGGCCGTGCGCCGGTGGACGTGGACCCCGCCTCGCTGCCCACGGACCTTGACGGAACCGTGACAGATGCCGCGCCGCTGCCCCTGGATGTGTTGAACGACCTGGACGGCTAG
- a CDS encoding phosphoglycerate mutase family protein, with product MSPRELPLLFVRHAEAEDTHVLGDEARSLTPEGRALFRQHARKLARLTPLRGIITSPLVRAVQTAELLAEALGLSRVEVHPALIPRRSGARRILKLARELGTGFALVGHNPSLEQALALALGDDVQAPEKLRKGTAVALQHTGDDGDFQLVWWASPGRVLRRYDGDR from the coding sequence ATGTCTCCTCGAGAGCTCCCGTTGTTGTTCGTCCGACATGCCGAAGCCGAGGACACCCACGTCCTGGGCGACGAGGCCCGCTCGCTCACCCCCGAAGGCCGCGCCCTCTTCCGCCAGCACGCGCGCAAGCTGGCCCGGCTCACGCCCCTGCGAGGCATCATCACCAGCCCCCTGGTCCGCGCCGTCCAGACGGCGGAGCTCCTGGCCGAGGCCCTGGGCCTGTCCCGCGTGGAGGTGCACCCCGCGCTGATTCCACGCAGGAGCGGCGCGCGGCGCATCCTGAAGCTCGCGCGGGAATTGGGCACGGGCTTCGCGCTGGTGGGCCACAACCCCTCGCTGGAGCAGGCCCTGGCGCTCGCGCTGGGCGACGACGTCCAGGCCCCGGAGAAGCTGCGCAAGGGCACCGCCGTGGCGCTGCAGCACACGGGGGATGATGGCGACTTCCAGCTCGTCTGGTGGGCCTCGCCCGGCCGCGTGCTGAGGCGCTACGACGGGGACCGGTGA
- a CDS encoding DUF1634 domain-containing protein, translating into MKEPPSTEPRPQAPAPRVSSPPEPEAVPLVPELLISDLLRHGVVASLSLVTLGTVVTFFRHPDYLVSSEALERLTAPHPVPHGLAEVVAGAMAARGQSFVMAGLLVMMAVPVMRVALSLLIFRQQKDRLFVAITTAVLVLLLVSFLVGAAEG; encoded by the coding sequence ATGAAGGAGCCTCCGTCGACCGAGCCGCGTCCGCAGGCGCCCGCGCCTCGCGTGTCGTCACCGCCCGAGCCGGAGGCCGTCCCGCTGGTACCGGAGCTGCTCATCAGCGACCTCCTGCGCCACGGCGTCGTCGCCAGCCTGTCGCTGGTGACGCTGGGCACGGTGGTGACGTTCTTCCGCCACCCCGACTACCTCGTGTCCTCGGAGGCGCTGGAGCGCCTCACCGCGCCGCACCCCGTGCCGCACGGGCTGGCGGAGGTGGTGGCCGGAGCGATGGCCGCGCGCGGGCAGTCGTTCGTCATGGCGGGGCTCCTGGTGATGATGGCCGTGCCGGTGATGCGCGTGGCGCTGTCGCTGCTCATCTTCCGGCAACAGAAGGATAGGCTCTTCGTGGCCATCACCACCGCGGTGCTGGTGCTGCTCCTGGTGTCCTTCCTGGTCGGCGCGGCGGAGGGCTGA
- a CDS encoding sulfite exporter TauE/SafE family protein: MTPFFFTFVVLCFSVGAGLLGSLLGIGGGLILIPVLTLLLKVDIHYAVGASIVSVIATSSGAAAAYVRERMANLRVAMFLELATTAGALTGAFLSGRVGGRGVYLVFGAVMAYSALVMLRRMNGGVPAPVPEDALADRLALHGGYWDESTGREVRYRVTRPLAGLGLMYVAGTVSGMLGIGSGALKVPAMDLTMRLPLKVSTATSNFMIGVTAAASAGVYFARGHIDPFIAGPVCVGVTLGAWLGSRHLMTRVDAAWLRVLFVGVLLWVAFEMLHKGWTS; encoded by the coding sequence ATGACTCCCTTCTTCTTCACGTTCGTCGTCCTGTGCTTCTCCGTGGGCGCGGGACTGTTGGGCTCGCTGCTGGGGATTGGCGGCGGGCTCATCCTCATCCCCGTGCTCACCCTGCTGCTGAAGGTGGACATCCACTACGCGGTGGGGGCGTCCATCGTCTCCGTCATCGCCACCTCCAGCGGCGCGGCGGCGGCGTATGTGCGTGAGCGCATGGCCAACCTGCGCGTGGCCATGTTCCTGGAGCTGGCCACCACCGCGGGCGCGCTCACCGGGGCCTTTCTGTCGGGCCGCGTGGGCGGGCGCGGCGTGTACCTCGTCTTCGGCGCCGTCATGGCGTACTCGGCGCTGGTGATGCTGCGCCGGATGAACGGAGGCGTGCCGGCGCCCGTGCCCGAGGATGCGCTGGCGGACCGGCTGGCGCTGCACGGCGGCTACTGGGACGAGTCCACGGGCCGCGAGGTGCGCTACCGCGTCACCCGTCCCCTCGCGGGGCTGGGGTTGATGTACGTGGCGGGCACGGTGAGCGGCATGCTGGGCATCGGCTCGGGCGCGCTGAAGGTGCCAGCCATGGACCTGACGATGCGGCTGCCGCTGAAGGTGTCCACGGCCACGAGCAACTTCATGATTGGCGTGACGGCGGCGGCCAGCGCGGGCGTGTACTTCGCGCGAGGCCACATCGACCCGTTCATCGCCGGGCCCGTGTGCGTGGGCGTCACGTTGGGCGCGTGGCTGGGCTCGCGCCACCTCATGACGCGGGTGGATGCGGCGTGGCTTCGCGTGCTCTTCGTGGGCGTGCTGCTGTGGGTCGCGTTCGAGATGCTGCACAAGGGGTGGACGTCATGA
- a CDS encoding carbonic anhydrase yields MKKLIRGLLDFQLKGRPAYRETFARLANGQNPDCLFISCSDSRMVPNLLVTTDPGDLFVVRNVGNLIPPSDTKGVSMGDQSEAAALEFSLSNLEVEDLVICGHSSCGAMKAVLAGGEVPGAPNLQAWLKHGQEALRALKEGSTVGEGLAEYDRLSQLNVLQQLQHVSSYPLVKERVAAGKLRLHGWWFDIASAQVHVWRPGHGRFVPMTELVGEALLRELSGDILHPGEGSAANQEGSPPRLSVASNH; encoded by the coding sequence ATGAAGAAGCTCATCCGAGGACTGCTCGACTTCCAGCTCAAGGGCCGGCCCGCGTATCGAGAGACTTTCGCGCGGCTGGCGAACGGACAGAACCCCGACTGCCTCTTCATCTCGTGCTCGGACAGCCGGATGGTGCCCAACCTGCTCGTGACGACGGACCCGGGCGACCTGTTCGTGGTCCGCAACGTGGGCAACCTGATTCCGCCCTCGGACACGAAGGGCGTCTCCATGGGCGACCAGTCCGAGGCGGCCGCGCTCGAGTTCTCCTTGAGCAACCTGGAGGTGGAGGACCTGGTCATCTGCGGTCACTCCAGCTGCGGCGCGATGAAGGCGGTGCTCGCGGGCGGCGAGGTGCCGGGGGCTCCCAACCTCCAGGCCTGGCTGAAGCATGGCCAGGAGGCGCTGCGGGCCCTCAAGGAGGGCAGCACGGTGGGGGAGGGCCTGGCCGAGTATGATCGGCTTTCCCAGCTCAACGTGCTCCAGCAGCTCCAGCACGTGTCGTCCTACCCGCTCGTGAAGGAGCGCGTCGCCGCCGGCAAGCTGCGGCTGCACGGCTGGTGGTTCGACATCGCGAGCGCCCAGGTCCACGTCTGGCGCCCGGGGCACGGCCGGTTCGTGCCCATGACGGAGCTGGTGGGCGAGGCGCTCCTGCGCGAGCTCAGCGGCGACATCCTCCACCCGGGCGAGGGCTCGGCCGCGAACCAGGAGGGGAGCCCCCCGCGGCTCTCCGTGGCGAGCAACCACTAG
- a CDS encoding SulP family inorganic anion transporter: MSTSQGNAGSAWKSWAADLPASLVVFLVALPLCMGIALASGAPIVSGLIAGVVGGLVVGLLGGAPLQVSGPAAGLAVMVFGFIQTMGLAMTCAAVAVAGLIQMGLGWMKVARAALAISPAVIHGMLAGIGILIVLGQVHIVLGGSPQSNAWQNLKELPGQVMDLHGPAAMLGLLTIALMVVWPMLAKGKLKLVPAPLVAVVGASAVSVIWGADVARVELPANVFSSMQWPALPTGNWGPFVTAVLSLALVASAESLLSAVATDKMHTGPRANLDKELFAQGVANTVSGLVGGLPITGVIVRSAANIAAGARTRMSALMHGIWLLLFVTMLGSVAGLVPLTVLAGLLVVVGAKLVNMHHIRELSKRGEVVVYAATVAGVVGINLLAGIGLGLLVAILRLLWRLGSVKVDVTQANGEHLVRVSGSLTFVGVPRLSTALAQIPAGSKVRIDLSVDTLDHSGFEAIESWSDTYRKTGGSVVMESLEEVWVRSGTTQASRSVLNTSVSSNKLASEGAP; encoded by the coding sequence ATGTCGACGAGTCAAGGCAACGCGGGCTCGGCCTGGAAGTCGTGGGCCGCGGACCTGCCTGCTTCCCTGGTTGTCTTCCTGGTAGCGCTGCCCTTGTGCATGGGTATCGCGCTGGCGTCGGGAGCGCCCATCGTGTCGGGCCTCATCGCTGGCGTGGTGGGTGGCCTGGTGGTGGGCCTGTTGGGTGGCGCGCCGCTGCAGGTGAGCGGCCCCGCGGCCGGCCTGGCGGTGATGGTGTTCGGCTTCATCCAGACGATGGGGCTGGCGATGACGTGCGCGGCGGTGGCCGTCGCGGGGCTCATCCAGATGGGGTTGGGGTGGATGAAGGTCGCTCGCGCGGCGCTGGCCATCTCCCCGGCGGTGATTCACGGCATGCTCGCGGGCATCGGCATCCTCATCGTGCTGGGCCAGGTGCACATCGTGCTGGGGGGCAGCCCTCAGTCGAACGCGTGGCAGAACCTGAAGGAGCTGCCCGGGCAGGTGATGGACCTGCACGGTCCCGCGGCGATGCTGGGCCTGCTCACCATCGCGTTGATGGTGGTGTGGCCGATGTTGGCCAAGGGCAAGCTGAAGCTGGTGCCCGCGCCGCTGGTGGCGGTGGTGGGGGCTTCGGCGGTGTCGGTCATCTGGGGCGCGGACGTGGCGCGCGTGGAGCTGCCGGCCAATGTGTTCAGCAGCATGCAGTGGCCGGCGCTGCCCACCGGCAACTGGGGCCCGTTCGTGACGGCGGTGCTGTCGCTGGCGCTGGTGGCGAGCGCGGAGTCGCTCCTGTCGGCGGTGGCCACGGACAAGATGCACACGGGGCCTCGCGCCAACCTGGACAAGGAGCTGTTCGCGCAGGGCGTGGCGAACACGGTGTCCGGGCTCGTGGGCGGTCTGCCGATTACAGGCGTCATCGTCCGCAGCGCGGCGAACATCGCGGCGGGCGCTCGGACGCGCATGTCCGCGCTGATGCACGGCATCTGGCTGTTGCTGTTCGTGACGATGCTGGGCTCGGTGGCGGGGCTGGTGCCGCTCACGGTGCTCGCGGGCCTGCTCGTCGTCGTCGGCGCGAAGCTGGTCAACATGCACCACATCCGCGAGCTGTCGAAGCGCGGTGAGGTGGTTGTCTATGCGGCGACGGTGGCGGGAGTCGTCGGCATCAACCTGCTGGCGGGCATCGGCCTGGGATTGCTGGTGGCCATCCTGCGGTTGTTGTGGCGGCTGGGCAGCGTGAAGGTGGACGTGACGCAGGCGAACGGGGAGCACCTGGTTCGCGTGTCGGGCTCGCTCACCTTCGTGGGTGTGCCGCGGCTGTCGACGGCGCTCGCGCAGATTCCCGCGGGTTCGAAGGTGCGCATCGACCTGTCGGTGGATACGCTGGACCACTCGGGCTTCGAGGCCATCGAAAGCTGGAGTGACACGTATCGCAAGACGGGCGGCTCGGTCGTCATGGAGTCGCTCGAGGAGGTGTGGGTCCGCAGTGGAACGACCCAGGCCTCGCGTTCTGTTCTCAACACTTCTGTTTCCTCCAACAAACTCGCCTCCGAAGGTGCCCCATGA